The proteins below come from a single Plasmodium sp. gorilla clade G2 genome assembly, chromosome: 13 genomic window:
- a CDS encoding rhoptry protein translates to MYDISSEQLNIQNKFLKNLDLYCILKFIITNNIEIHNEESYNILINIIKSNKIITLEESKRIFSNNRKLFKKHIYNKNKSRLYQIKTNNLIDNNHIDNNHIDNNNIDNNHNDKNNYNIDNNNNILNSCSSSEIHTKCTNFSKGDKKIDVNKNLNHNDIYTNDSLFSKDLNNKILFEFFQFPKNIYVSEYINHLCKEKLIHEPLNINLSLIKFDKKKKKNKKRKTFKRNNIGELQKGINKYNSDSGIGSKTNINGNINGNINGKINENINGKINGNINGNININKNKNTNLKRNISTSQNASTNTNTNTNTNTNTNTNINTNTNINTNTNTNGNTNINTNTNGNTNIIAETFDREEHKKFYKISSKCFSRVLNEEDDPFPYIYYIKGVSNDNKNVHINYNINNKMNNNIFKNKSSSLDKNVKTSLFNSIEKNKNDIYAQNNSNSDEDSIYSYFSDNTNIDDNNKIDDDIDDRVDNITKDYNNNNNNNNNNNNNKNYYNNYNNYNNNYYYNSSNSSNNKMNDFKNTNNYNTSNNINNRNNIIYNNNDNTIFKHKNSLSCLKLSMYNYKVFKNDITLNSTHNIFSYALTFKHFYDIHNVLNRDPNGLRKIKIILKKDIGTISISPFYINFDSIRIFDNVCKTFNIMDYNYKKQDIYNFMNLCSTNRESLYMLKNIFLKDLYKQQKIYQNDNNNKKKTYRKRNALRKKKKKKENILEILDEEKRINVLYFINRFLYSNKTPLSYLFRNYTTEMVNEKINIKQNNEESHKILYSNEVDKVNKVDKVDEFVLYSDELSIDYFLFLMIFEKKIELSFSNYLIKKINACKKFKCDDNTDNFKQVSEDVFVDVYDNISEKITCDLSEKITGDISEKITCDISEKITCDISEKITCDISEKITCDISENIPCDVSARGSAYFEEESTKDDIMLNEKQIEDRSDSNNRDNEQIDENKSDTIKNEEYIVSNVYMDKNSIDINNKKNTNICINTSNIQNNNNITYNNDDDSNNLENKISRKEENKCIDIYDNKNKLDNKQNSCDVSPSKKKISNIKHNYITEKKKNCNNKENNTIISKQTYLIQNVNIDNEKNNGTNNNNSNNNNRDIKHNKEIKHNIDIKRNNIEVESSDSLCTSSSEDDYNQRSDKIKKIKKKSDIENEIILLKNIRPFPTIYWLINKNICGYISHLEKINIIKNIEDFINHPGEEFKLLRYYLIYDHLKYIVIRLRHIHKKILIFFYNYFLNSEYFISQHKHNNHISNSDQYKNNPFTQIFEITPIIQLYFKKYPTDSNTICEILRKINTLRIKGIGGISNFLTLKCIHLYFASHLSYPNTVGYIIEEYFKS, encoded by the coding sequence atgtacgATATATCTAGTGAACAActtaatatacaaaataagtttttaaaaaatttagatttatattgtatattaaaatttattataacaaaCAATATAGAAATACACAATGAAGAGAGttacaatattttaataaatataatcaaatcaaataaaataataactcTAGAGGAATCTAAAAGGATCTTTTCAAATAACAGGAAATTATTCAAGAAGCATAtctataacaaaaataaaagtaggttatatcaaataaaaacCAATAAtcttattgataataatcatattgataataatcatattgataataataatattgataataatcataatgataaaaataattataatattgataataataataatattcttaaTAGTTGTAGTTCTAGTGAGATACACACAAAGTGTACGAATTTTTCTAAGggtgataaaaaaattgatgttaataaaaatttaaatcacaatgatatatatacGAATGATTCCCTTTTTTCTAAAGATctaaacaataaaatattatttgagttttttcaatttccaaaaaatatttatgtgtcagaatatattaatcatTTATGTAAAGAAAAGTTAATACACGAacctttaaatataaatttgagCCTCATAAAATttgataaaaagaaaaagaaaaacaaaaaaagaaaaacatttAAAAGGAATAATATAGGAGAGTTGCAAAAAggcataaataaatataacagtGATTCAGGTATAGGTTCCAAGACAAACAtaaatggaaatataaatggaaatataaatggaaagataaatgaaaatataaatggaaagataaatggaaatataaatggaaatataaatataaataaaaataaaaatacaaaccTTAAGAGGAATATAAGCACAAGCCAAAATGCAAGTACAAACACTAATACTAATACAAACACTAATACTAATACAAACActaatattaatacaaacactaatattaatacaaacACTAATACTAATGGAAACActaatattaatacaaacACTAATGGAAACACCAATATAATCGCAGAAACGTTCGATAGAGAAGAACACAAAaagttttataaaatttccTCAAAATGTTTTTCAAGAGTATTAAATGAAGAGGATGATCcatttccatatatttattacattaaAGGTGtttcaaatgataataaaaatgttcatataaattataatataaataataaaatgaataacaatatatttaaaaataaaagtagtAGTTTAGATAAGAATGTTAAGACCAGTTTATTCAATtctatagaaaaaaataaaaatgatatatatgctcaaaataatagtaattcAGATGAAGATTCGATATATAGCTATTTTAGTGACAACACAAAtatagatgataataataaaattgatgATGATATTGATGATAGGGTTGATAATATAACTAaggattataataataacaataataataataataataataataataataagaattattacaataattataataattataataataattattattataatagtagtaatagtagtaataacaaaatgaatgattttaaaaatactaataattataatacaagtaataatattaataatagaaataatatcatttataacaataatgataatacaatatttaaacataaaaattcattatcttgtttaaaattatcaatgtataattataaagtatttaaaaatgatataacacTTAATAGTactcataatatttttagttATGCTCTAACCTTTAAacatttttatgatatacATAATGTCTTAAATAGAGATCCTAATGgattaagaaaaataaaaatcatattaaaaaaagatattggAACTATTAGTATATcccctttttatattaattttgatTCTATACGTATTTTTGATAATGTTTGTAaaacatttaatattatggattataattataaaaaacaagatatctataattttatgaatCTCTGTTCAACAAACAGGGAATCATTATATATgctcaaaaatattttcttaaaagatttatataaacaacAAAAGATTtatcaaaatgataataataacaagaaaaaaacttatagaaaaagaaatgctttaagaaaaaaaaaaaaaaaaaaagaaaatattctAGAAATTTTggatgaagaaaaaagaattaatgttctatattttattaatcgttttttatattcaaataaaacaccattatcatatttatttagaaATTATACAACCGAAATggttaatgaaaaaataaatataaagcaaaataatgaagaatctcataaaattttatattcaaatGAAGTTGATAAAGTCAATAAAGTGGACAAGGTAGATGAATTCGTTTTATATTCAGACGAATTAAGTAttgattattttcttttccttaTGATTTTTGAAAAGAAAATTGAATTAAGCTtttcaaattatttaataaaaaagataaacgCATGTAAAAAGTTTAAATGTGATGATAATACAGATAACTTCAAGCAGGTATCAGAAGATGTATTTGTTGatgtatatgataatatatctgAAAAGATAACTTGTGATTTATCTGAAAAGATAACTGGTGATATATCTGAAAAGATAACGTGTGATATATCTGAAAAGATAACGTGTGATATATCTGAAAAGATAACGTGTGATATATCTGAAAAGATAACGTGTGATATATCTGAAAATATACCTTGTGATGTGTCTGCTAGAGGATCAGCCTATTTTGAGGAAGAATCTACTAAGGATGATATAATGTTGAACGAGAAACAAATAGAAGACAGAAgtgatagtaataatagaGACAATGAACAGatagatgaaaataaaagtgatactataaagaatgaagaatatattgtttctaatgtatatatggataaaaattctatagatataaataataaaaaaaatacaaatatttgtATCAATACAAGTaacatacaaaataataataatataacttacaataatgatgatgattcaaataatttggaaaataaaatatcaagaaaagaagaaaacaaatgcatagatatatatgacaacaaaaacaaattggataataaacaaaattctTGTGATGTAAGtccatcaaaaaaaaaaatatcgaacataaaacataattacataacagaaaaaaaaaaaaattgtaataataaggaAAATAACACTATAATCAGTAAACAAACATATCTAAtacaaaatgtaaatattgataatgaaaaaaataacggcacaaataataataatagtaataataataatagagatattaaacataataaagagattaaacataatatagatattaaACGTAATAATATTGAAGTAGAAAGCTCCGATTCTTTATGCACTTCAAGTTCAGAAGATGATTACAATCAAAGAagtgataaaataaaaaaaataaaaaaaaaatcagatatagaaaatgaaattattttattaaaaaatattagacCTTTTCCAACTATTTATTggttaataaataaaaatatatgtggaTATATATCTCAtttggaaaaaataaatattataaaaaatattgaagatTTTATAAATCATCCAGGAGaagaatttaaattattaagatattatttaatatatgatcatttaaaatatatagttatacGTTTAAgacatatacataaaaaaatacttatctttttttataactattttttaaacagtgaatattttatatcgcaacataaacataataatcatatatcaaatagtgatcaatataaaaataatccaTTCACACAAATATTTGAAATCACTCCTATCatacaattatattttaaaaaatatcctACAGATTCTAATACTATATGTgaaatattaagaaaaattaatacaCTTAGAATTAAAGGTATAGGAGGTATCTCAAACTTTCTAACCTTGAAATGTATACACTTATATTTTGCATCTCATTTATCTTACCCCAATACAGTTGGTTATATAATTGAGGAATATTTTAagtcataa